A window from Dromaius novaehollandiae isolate bDroNov1 chromosome 1, bDroNov1.hap1, whole genome shotgun sequence encodes these proteins:
- the TBL1X gene encoding F-box-like/WD repeat-containing protein TBL1X isoform X1, which translates to MSITSDEVNFLVYRYLQESGFSHSAFTFGIESHISQSNINGTLVPPAALISILQKGLQYVEAEISINEDGTVFDGRPIESLSLIDAVMPDVVQTRQQAFREKLAQQQASAAAAAAATAATAGATTTAVSQQNTPKNGEATVNGEENGAHAINNHSKPMEIDGDVEIPPNKATVLRGHESEVFICAWNPVSDLLASGSGDSTARIWNLNENSNSGSTQLVLRHCIREGGHDVPSNKDVTSLDWNSDGTLLATGSYDGFARIWTEDGNLASTLGQHKGPIFALKWNKKGNYILSAGVDKTTIIWDAHTGEAKQQFPFHSAPALDVDWQNNTTFASCSTDMCIHVCRLGCDRPVKTFQGHTNEVNAIKWDPSGMLLASCSDDMTLKIWSMKQDTCVHDLQAHSKEIYTIKWSPTGPGTSNPNSNIMLASASFDSTVRLWDVDRGVCIHTLTKHQEPVYSVAFSPDGKYLASGSFDKCVHIWNTQSGTLVHSYRGTGGIFEVCWNARGDKVGASASDGSVCVLDLRK; encoded by the exons GTTTCTCCCACTCGGCCTTCACATTCGGTATCGAGAGCCACATCAGCCAGTCCAACATCAATGGAACACTAGTGCCACCTGCCGCACTCATCTCCATCCTCCAGAAGGGGCTCCAGTATGTGGAGGCTGAGATCAGCATCAACGAA GATGGTACAGTATTTGACGGCAGGCCAATAGAATCACTGTCTCTGATAGACGCGGTGATGCCTGATGTTGTACAGACCCGGCAGCAAGCATTCAGAGAGAAACTAGCTCAGCAACAAGCCagtgcagcagcagcggcagcagcaacgGCAGCAACAGCGGGAGCAACGACGACTGCTGTTTCCCAGCAGAACACACCAAAGAACGGAGAAGCCACTGTGAATGGAGAGGAGAATGGGGCACATGCAATAA ATAATCATTCAAAGCCAATGGAAATTGACGGGGATGTTGAAATTCCTCCTAACAAAGCAACAGTCCTTCGGGGCCATGAATCAGAGGTGTTCATCTGTGCCTGGAACCCCGTCAGTGACCTGCTAGCATCTGG ATCAGGAGACTCAACGGCCAGAATATGGAATCTCAATGAAAACAGCAACAGTGGTTCCACTCAACTAGTTCTGAGGCACTGTATAAGAGAAGGAGGACATGATGTCCCCAGCAATAAGGATGTGACTTCATTGGACTGGAAT AGTGATGGAACATTATTGGCTACAGGATCTTATGATGGTTTTGCAAGAATATGGACAGAAGATG GTAACCTTGCAAGCACCTTAGGTCAACATAAAGGTCCCATATTTGCCCTGAAATGGAACAAAAAGGGGAATTATATATTAAGTGCTGGTGTCGATAAA ACAACAATAATTTGGGATGCTCACACAGGGGAAGCTAAACAGCAGTTTCCATTCCATTCAG CTCCTGCTCTGGATGTAGACTGGCAGAACAACACTACTTTTGCCTCCTGCAGCACTGACATGTGCATTCATGTATGCAGACTTGGCTGCGATCGTCCCGTTAAAACCTTTCAAGGACACACA AACGAAGTTAATGCAATCAAATGGGACCCATCTGGCATGCTACTAGCATCTTGCTCCGATGATATGACATTAAAG ATTTGGAGTATGAAGCAAGATACCTGTGTACATGATCTTCAGGCTCACAGCAAAGAGATTTATACTATCAAATGGAGTCCTACAGGACCAGGCACCAGCAATCCAAACTCCAACATTATGTTAGCAAG TGCTTCATTTGATTCCACTGTTCGGCTTTGGGACGTTGACCGAGGAGTCTGTATTCATACGTTAACAAAACATCAAGAGCCTGTCTACAGTGTAGCTTTTAGTCCTGATGGAAAATATCTAGCCAGTGGATCCTTTGACAAATGTGTCCATATATGGAATACTCAG AGTGGAACTCTAGTACATAGCTACAGAGGCACCGGAGGCATCTTTGAAGTCTGCTGGAATGCTAGAGGAGACAAAGTGGGAGCAAGCGCATCAGATGGATCG GTTTGTGTTCTAGATCTGCGGAAGTAA
- the TBL1X gene encoding F-box-like/WD repeat-containing protein TBL1X isoform X2, whose protein sequence is MPDVVQTRQQAFREKLAQQQASAAAAAAATAATAGATTTAVSQQNTPKNGEATVNGEENGAHAINNHSKPMEIDGDVEIPPNKATVLRGHESEVFICAWNPVSDLLASGSGDSTARIWNLNENSNSGSTQLVLRHCIREGGHDVPSNKDVTSLDWNSDGTLLATGSYDGFARIWTEDGNLASTLGQHKGPIFALKWNKKGNYILSAGVDKTTIIWDAHTGEAKQQFPFHSAPALDVDWQNNTTFASCSTDMCIHVCRLGCDRPVKTFQGHTNEVNAIKWDPSGMLLASCSDDMTLKIWSMKQDTCVHDLQAHSKEIYTIKWSPTGPGTSNPNSNIMLASASFDSTVRLWDVDRGVCIHTLTKHQEPVYSVAFSPDGKYLASGSFDKCVHIWNTQSGTLVHSYRGTGGIFEVCWNARGDKVGASASDGSVCVLDLRK, encoded by the exons ATGCCTGATGTTGTACAGACCCGGCAGCAAGCATTCAGAGAGAAACTAGCTCAGCAACAAGCCagtgcagcagcagcggcagcagcaacgGCAGCAACAGCGGGAGCAACGACGACTGCTGTTTCCCAGCAGAACACACCAAAGAACGGAGAAGCCACTGTGAATGGAGAGGAGAATGGGGCACATGCAATAA ATAATCATTCAAAGCCAATGGAAATTGACGGGGATGTTGAAATTCCTCCTAACAAAGCAACAGTCCTTCGGGGCCATGAATCAGAGGTGTTCATCTGTGCCTGGAACCCCGTCAGTGACCTGCTAGCATCTGG ATCAGGAGACTCAACGGCCAGAATATGGAATCTCAATGAAAACAGCAACAGTGGTTCCACTCAACTAGTTCTGAGGCACTGTATAAGAGAAGGAGGACATGATGTCCCCAGCAATAAGGATGTGACTTCATTGGACTGGAAT AGTGATGGAACATTATTGGCTACAGGATCTTATGATGGTTTTGCAAGAATATGGACAGAAGATG GTAACCTTGCAAGCACCTTAGGTCAACATAAAGGTCCCATATTTGCCCTGAAATGGAACAAAAAGGGGAATTATATATTAAGTGCTGGTGTCGATAAA ACAACAATAATTTGGGATGCTCACACAGGGGAAGCTAAACAGCAGTTTCCATTCCATTCAG CTCCTGCTCTGGATGTAGACTGGCAGAACAACACTACTTTTGCCTCCTGCAGCACTGACATGTGCATTCATGTATGCAGACTTGGCTGCGATCGTCCCGTTAAAACCTTTCAAGGACACACA AACGAAGTTAATGCAATCAAATGGGACCCATCTGGCATGCTACTAGCATCTTGCTCCGATGATATGACATTAAAG ATTTGGAGTATGAAGCAAGATACCTGTGTACATGATCTTCAGGCTCACAGCAAAGAGATTTATACTATCAAATGGAGTCCTACAGGACCAGGCACCAGCAATCCAAACTCCAACATTATGTTAGCAAG TGCTTCATTTGATTCCACTGTTCGGCTTTGGGACGTTGACCGAGGAGTCTGTATTCATACGTTAACAAAACATCAAGAGCCTGTCTACAGTGTAGCTTTTAGTCCTGATGGAAAATATCTAGCCAGTGGATCCTTTGACAAATGTGTCCATATATGGAATACTCAG AGTGGAACTCTAGTACATAGCTACAGAGGCACCGGAGGCATCTTTGAAGTCTGCTGGAATGCTAGAGGAGACAAAGTGGGAGCAAGCGCATCAGATGGATCG GTTTGTGTTCTAGATCTGCGGAAGTAA